The sequence below is a genomic window from Corvus moneduloides isolate bCorMon1 chromosome 24, bCorMon1.pri, whole genome shotgun sequence.
CGCGGCAGCCGGGCCGGGCGTTTGTTTTGGAGCTCCAGGCGCTCCTGGGCTGTTTTCCCCCGGCTCATCCCCTCAGGATGAGGGAAGAGCCCAGTTTAATGCACTGGGGCTAATTTTTCTGGTCATCCAGGGCAACACCCACAGGGACCTCCGCGGTGACTAAGTCTGGTCTCCTGGTGATTGGAGAGGTGCAGCTCTGTTTCCTCCCCGAGCTTATCGAGCACTGCCAAGGCCCTGccactttctcttctcctccctctgaCGGGGCCGCCTGAGGTGGCTTTTCACTGCTGGAATTTGCCTTGCTGAAGGTGTGGAGAGTGGAGCTGAGAGCGCCTGTTCTTGGGCCAGTGGTGACCTTTGATTTGCACAGCTTGttttctctgcctgtgcagTATGGATGGCTTTGGAGCTCTctgtcttcttcctttctctgctttatttgcTGGACTTCAACCAGCAAATAAAgcagaggttttctttttcttttttttttttttttttctggttgtctCCTACAGATAAATAGCAAACTCTTATTTTAGTCTTCTTTCTCTACTGCTCCTCTACTTCCTGTGGAGAGTTACATCTGTCTGGTCACCTGCTTTCAAGGGAGATGGAACATTGTGAGGGTCTTTGTTTGTGCTGGAAGAGCTGTTCCTGAccctgtattttcttttcccaactGCCTCATGCTGTCTCTGGCCAGCTAAAGCTTGTTTCTTGTATATCTTGAAAATTGAACAGACAATGAGCTGGGTTAAATTTGGAGCAGAAAAAAGCTccagcaaaactgaaataacaaacataaatctgaaaaaaaacctgtgcatAACTGTTTTTAGGTGGTTGTTCAGCATCACCACGGAGACAAAGCTGCTCCGAACTAATTTAACTTAAGACTTCTCAGTGTTGGCACAGTTTTTAGTGCTGTCAGTTGATGACCTGAGTGGTGTCACATGCTGTCCTGGGAGAGGTGTGAGGGGACTGGCTGTGCCCCAGTCTATAACACAActcactgctgtgctggcagtttctgctgctgctggagttttGGCTGGTGGATGCAGGGTTTTACAGCTGCATTGGGAACGCTCATTTCTTGTTGTTCCTTCAGCAATTCTCCAAATAACTTTCTCTTTCAGGGGGGTAATCCTATAAAATTGTCTTGCTTTGCTGCTGGCAAATGAAATGCTCTTTAGGGCAGCACGTGGAAACTTTTGATATGCTAAAATCTCGGTTGTGCGCTCAGGTGTGTCTCACCCCTTTGTGTCGCAGGATCTTATGgttctccagcccagctgctgcctgcccaagACAATTTCTAGGCCACCCAACCCATGAGTGGGCACCGGAGCATCAAGAGGCGATGTGGGGAGTCGCACCTGGAGGGCCCCGCGGGCTGtgggcacggccccgccgccgcctgcgtGCTCAGCAAGCTGGTGCAGCTGCCCACGCCGCCCCTGTCTAAGCACCAGCTCAAACGGTTAGAGGAGCACAAATACCAGAGTGCCGGACGGTCCCTGCTCGAGCCCCTCATGCAGGGCTACTGGGAATGGTTAGTTGGGAGAGTTCCAGCCTGGATTGCCCCCAACCTGATCACCATCATCGGACtgttaataaatatatttacaacTCTGCTACTAGTATGTTACTGCCCAACAGCTACAGAACAGGTGAGTTAAGGACTCCTGACAGTCTTTGTTTTGGTGGCTGTCgctggttttgggtgggttGTTGCTTTGGGGAGAGCTGGTTCTTGCTGTTCAGCCTGCAGTCCTCGTCCTTGTAACCTGTTCTCTGTAAATGTTTGTGCCTCTCTGTGATGCTGGCTTGCAGAGAGAGCACGTGTGGATGCTGGAGTGAGACAGCAGTTCCTGGGGCAAACACACCCATGTGGAGCAGGGTCTGACACCAAAACAGCCGTGGGAGATCTGCTGCACAAAGCTCAGCCCCACCAGGAGTTGGAGCAgtggctctgcagctgcctggcctGCGTGGCAGGAGGAGTTGGTGcctgtttaccttctgtgccTGTGACAGGGTGACCCCCCCTCGGCTCTGAGATCTGAGTTGCCACATGAGCTGGGTGGGTTGGACATGCTGGGGCTGCACCAGAGCCAAGGCACTGAGCTCCAGAGTGGTGCCACTTGAGATATCAAAGCTGGTGTGACCAAACTGAGCTCAGGGAgccacagggacaccttcctggGCCCCAGCAGGTTCTGTGTCCTGGCACAGTGTGGTGGAGCTGTGGGAACATGGAGTTGTGTTCCTGACCTGTGGCCATGCTGTGAGGAGGCCAGATAAAAGTTGgtggttttattctttgttcTGAATGCACTAAAAGCTCCTGACCTGCCTTAAGCAGAGCTGTTTTAACCTGATTTCAGGGGTACAAAAGTCCTTTTGAGGCATTTCAACTTCTCTCTGTCACCAGTTACCTCATAAGGCACTTGAAGACTTTCATTTTTGTGCACTGGAAAAGCTTTCACTTGAATGTTCAAtcttaaaagctgcttttatgtGTGTATACTGAGAAAGGGAATTATTTGGTATTAGAAATGTGTTACACACCAAATAGCTGGGAATGTCTCAAAGAGTTCCAGCTTTTACAATATCTGAACCCCTTCCTAACCAAGTCTCCCAGCTGGGATTGGGAGTCCAGCAGGATGCAGTTTGTTCCCCACCAGACTCCAAAACCCCACGTAGGCTGGCACAGTCAGCactgcatccctgctccatctATGACATGGGGAAGGGATGTTTGCCTCCCCTAGAAATCTGTTGAAATAGGTTATTTCACAATAACCTCTGGAATTTGGCAGGTGTAAGATAAACAGTGACTATTCAGTTTGAGCAGGGAATActtggagcagctccttccttttccaggcCGTGGCATTATGGTGTGGGTTGGTTTAACTTGTGTTTACTTCTGAGCAGGGTTATGTGGGGACTCAGGCCCTGAAATTCGGTTTGAACCCAGAGCTGGTTTGGGTCACTGAACCAGAGCAGAATTTAGAATTTGGAGAACAGTTGTGTTTTGGTTGGTAATTAAATTTCTGAAGTTCCCGGGTAGCTGTACTCAGAGCATCAGAAAGTCAGAGTTAGCTGCAGGCTGCTGTGTTAAGGCACTCTTTGGTGTTTAACAATTTGAGAAGTACTTTGTGCGAGGTGAACGAGATTTTATCCTCACttgaactgaaaaataacttAGTGCTGAGGCAGCTTCCAGCCTGATCTGATTTGCCACATGGCACAGCATGACCAGGGAGGTGCTTTTTAAGTGTCAAGGAGCTCTCTGGGGAAGAAAATGGGGCTCTGAAACTCCAGGAACAgactttctcctcctcctcccccccaaaGCACTATTGATTTCTGATGTAAATTTTCTCCTCCTTGTACCCCAGCCttagttctgctttttttcaagAGTGACTCGTCCCTTCCTGTTGCTCAAAggtgcagccagggcagagctaTTGCTCAGGGCCTCGTGCAGCCCGAGAGAAAAGGAGATGCAAATACTTCCTGCTTagctgggaggaggaaaagtgcTGACTGATGGAATGGTAcctgagttaaaaaaaaaaaaaaaaaaaaaaaaaaaggaaaattatctgGATAGAGAGGGAGCTGTGAAATCTTACTGGGATATAAATAGGTCTAAGTGGAAACACCTACACTGCTAATGAAAGGAGCTTTTAAGAAAGGAGAGCCAGCAGACTGATTTTTAAGTTTATAGAGAAACCTTCAGGGTGATGCAATATAACTTAGCTGTGGCAGATAAAATCTGTACATGAGGGATAAAAATGGGGTGGAATTCTGCAGCATCAGAACCTTGGCTAAATATGGTGCTCTGCTCTTGGGTGACACGtttcccctttctctccttGTGCTGTTTGTACAGAcactgctgaaagcagagcaCAATGGCAGCTTTTGGGGCAGAATGAACTGTTTTGGTAAATACAGGAGCAATGCAAGCTGTAGAAGGAAATATATTTAGGTTGACGTGCTACAAATTAGTCATGGTTGTGTTGGCCAAAATCAGCTGGACTCCAGGGCTTTATGAGAGGCAGGTCAGCTTGAGTAAGCTGTATTTGGATTTCGTTGGTGTGGTCTGTAAAATAAAGCTGCTCATAAATGCTCACTTCTGTAAAGTGTGTCAAATGTGAAGATTGCAAAATAGCCAATAATATCTGATTTATGGATGTGTAAACTGAGACAGAGTAATGGCAACGCTGTGACTTTTATGTTCTTAAGGGTTTATGCttcaaaaagcataaaaaagcTTGGATTGTAATCTTTGCTCTAGCAGGGCTTTGGCATTGTTTGTATTTCTGTCAGAGTAAAAGTTGCTGTCATGGACGTGACTATTCAGGGTTCTTGACGTAGATTTGGCAAAGCTGCTGGTGCCTCGTACTGGAGGGAACAGTTGGTGGtggaggggctgtgctgcagaactCTGGAAATGTTCTTGGACTCAAAGTCACTGGCAGTGACACAGTTCTCAACTGGTGAGTGGTGGAGGGCTGGTGTAGATGAGCTCTGTTTGTGACAAAGGTGGGGGCTAAAAGTTCCCAAGTTTCTGAAATCACTGGGACAATTTGCATGTATTTAACAAGGATTTGGTTCTGCACCACTTTGCAAATGCAGTATTAgaatttttccagctgtacAGTGCAGCTTCCTGCTTTAGAGCAGAGGCTGTAGCTATTAATCTGTTACTGGTTTATTTACATTCCACATGTCACAACCCATTCTGTCTGTCCTTGCAAGGACCAGCTGCTCAGAGGTCCCTGGGCGAGGAGGACGTATGTGCAAAGGGAGAGCTGTAGTGTCAGGCTGTGGGacagctcagctgcaggcttctttctaaagatttttttaaaccttattGTGATTGCCTTTCTCTCTTAGGCACCTCCATGGGCATATATTGCTTGTGCTTGTGGCCTTTTCATCTACCAGTCCCTGGATGCTATAGATGGAAAACAAGCAAGAAGGACAAATAGCAGCACTCCGTTAGGAGAGCTTTTTGATCATGGCTGTGATTCACTGTCCACAGGTATTATTGTCATTTTTAATTGAAGTAGGAGGATTAAATGACTCTGTTTCAGGGATCAAATCtacaatacaataaaaaagCTTCTTTACTGAAGAAAGGACAACTGATAGTGCTGAATGTATCACTTTCAACCAAGAAAGTCACCTTTCTTTCCATAGACAGTGCTCTGGATCAGCTGAATGTCTTCTCTTGTGttacactgaaaacaaaactaagcATGTGACTCATTTAACTTGAGCCAGCGCTTCTCTTTGATGCTTTAGCAGAGTCTTGGTTCTAAAGTGTTTTCTGTAAGAAGTTGTCAGAATACTCTGCTGTATTATTTCATATTGACTTGATACAGAGTGATATCAAGACGAGTCTAAGCCTAAGCAGTGGGATTTCACAAGTCAGAGATTAAGATTAGAGTTGTCCAAGTCAGTTCCTGGGTAGGTGGAGCTCATTGAGCCAGCCTGAAGTTTAACCCCGTTggaaaaaaactgtaaaatcatagaatatcctgcGTTGCAAGGGTGCCacaagatcatcgagtccaactcctgatTGGGTGTTTTGGGTTCCTTAAATGCTAAAGGTCTTATGCTTTAAATGTTATGAATTCTTTATCAAAGTTGTGTATGGAGAGGGTGGAGGGGAAAGCGTAGATATGTTACACATCCCGAATGGATCCAGACCTTCGATTTTCTTAATGGCatcagaaaaattcagaaaacagggaaaaatatctggcaaatgcaggagaaaaccccaaaacttgctgcaggctgcagctgcagaaatcaCTGAAGTCCCTTAATGAGATTGGGCATAAAAATGTAGGAGACTTAGAAACCCTTAATATTGATGGCTTTTAATCACTGATATGGATTGAATTGCATTGTACAGCCTGTATTTTTTCAAGTGGAAGTGTTAATCTCATGTCTGTGAAATAACCATGCCAGGATAACCTTCCCACTGTCCCTCCTCTGGGCCCTGTTGTTAGCTTTGCTCTGGTGAGGATCCTTACGCACATCCACCCTTTTCACTCTGTGactgattttcttctgcagtctttgtggttttgggaaCTTGTATTGCTGTGCAGCTGGGCACCAACCCTGACTGGatgttcttttgttgttttgctgggACGTTCATGTTTTACTGCGCGCACTGGCAGACGTACGTCTCGGGGACGCTGCGCTTCGGCATGTAAGTACCTGCctgagagaaggggaaaggcaCCCTGTCCTCCTGAATTGCACCTTGTGTGGGCATAGTGCAGCTCCTCAGAGCAGTAGCAAATTGTTTCTATCCATAGAGACGCACTTAGAGCTTGTGGCAGCTGTTGGATCTGTAATTATTACTGAATGTCCCATAGTTTGTGTTAGGAGTAGTAAAATATCCTTTTGGCCTGTTAGGTAATTAGAGCTTTTGATGTGATGTAAAGCTAAGTAAGTAATGGAAAGTACCTGGTGTTTTATCCCAAGACTGGAATGCTCTGGTCAGATGGTGGCAGTCTGGCTTTAGCATTCATTGAACTCTGTCTTGATACATCTTGATTGTGATGTGCAGTTAATTGCTAATATTAACCATAACTCTTAAAATACACTTTATTAATTGCCATTGTGCCTCCCATTTAAAGTTCTGAATCCCTTTTGGTTAGTGCACATTGTGATTCTGTCAATAATGGAACCAAAACTGCAATGCCAAGGTCAGGAGCTGAAATCCTGCTTCCTGCTGGATGAGGGTGGGTGGGAGGTACAACACAAGGACTTGGTGAGCTGTGGGATTCTCTAACCTTAATGGGGAAATAAATGCATTCTATGTTGAGAATTGATTCTGTGTTTGCATTCATAGAGTtaacaaatatatttcaaataaatgcactgcagaaggtttttttttttttgcatctggAAAGTGAAATTTGCCCTTAGTTTGTGGGATTTTGAAACAATTCTACAGCAAGTACCTACAAATGTCTAATAGACTTATTTATGGTCTATAATTGCTGGTTATAGGTACCCAGATACTGCTAAAACAGTACAACTATGGGCCTCTTGTATATGACAGCTTTTATTGGCAGGATACTGTTTTGATACTGTAGATTCTCTTGAGaaacttctgtgtttctgaTCAAAAATTTAAGATGTTGGATCAGTTTTAAATGTCtattggaggaaaaaaagaagaaaatctagaTTTCTCCTCCCACTCTGACTACACTGAAGCAGATTGAGTGAAACTATCCAACTATCCCATGCTGGTACTTAAACCTTTATAATAAGACATGTGgctcaaatattttcctgttttaggAGTCTCATGCTGTACCAAAGGTCTGAATGCTTTTAGCTCCCTTTGAACTTTACAAGGCCCTGATAATCAAAGATTTCTGGTTATTGATCAAAGAACAAAAGAGCCCGACCTTGACATGTGCTTGACTTTACAGATGGAAGTATCAGCCCCCCCAAATTGCAGCTGTTGTGCTGCAGAGGAGTGTTTGGGTCAGTGCTGGTGTTCACTGGAACATTCCTTTGTTAGGAGTCTGTATTTTGGAGGCATTTTTCAGCAAATTAGATGTTTCTGCCTGGCCTTATAAGAATGTGATGACCGTTAATATGTAGCTAATTCAGAGCAGGCAATAAGCACCTAAATGTGTGTATCATTAATTTAGATATCACAGCACTGTGTAGTAAACacatttgttctttattttgcCCTGTGTCACAAGGTTAATAGACTGTTACAAGCTGATGttcattttaatgcaaaacCCATGAGGCTATTTATCCAGTTAACAGATTGACTGTTTGACACTTTTTTTATGAAGCTTTTGTTTCACTAAtctaagactgaaaaaaaggtattttatcaACCCTTTCAGATTCACAGGAGTGCACAGACTTAGGTGTCCTTAATCCTGAATAAGGGGGATCAGAGACA
It includes:
- the CEPT1 gene encoding choline/ethanolaminephosphotransferase 1 isoform X1, whose protein sequence is MSGHRSIKRRCGESHLEGPAGCGHGPAAACVLSKLVQLPTPPLSKHQLKRLEEHKYQSAGRSLLEPLMQGYWEWLVGRVPAWIAPNLITIIGLLINIFTTLLLVCYCPTATEQAPPWAYIACACGLFIYQSLDAIDGKQARRTNSSTPLGELFDHGCDSLSTVFVVLGTCIAVQLGTNPDWMFFCCFAGTFMFYCAHWQTYVSGTLRFGIIDVTEVQIFIIILHLLAVIGGPPFWQSLIPILNIQVKIFPALCTVAGTVFSCTNYFGVIFTGGVGKNGSTIAGTSVLSPFLHIGSVIALAAMIYKKSAVQLFERHPCLYILTFGFVSAKITNKLVVAHMTKSEMYLYDTAFIGPALLFLDQYFNSFIDEYIVLWIALILSLFDLLRYCVSVCNQIAAHLHIHVFRIKGCPSHSNHH
- the CEPT1 gene encoding choline/ethanolaminephosphotransferase 1 isoform X2: MSGHRSIKRRCGESHLEGPAGCGHGPAAACVLSKLVQLPTPPLSKHQLKRLEEHKYQSAGRSLLEPLMQGYWEWLVGRVPAWIAPNLITIIGLLINIFTTLLLVCYCPTATEQAPPWAYIACACGLFIYQSLDAIDGKQARRTNSSTPLGELFDHGCDSLSTVFVVLGTCIAVQLGTNPDWMFFCCFAGTFMFYCAHWQTYVSGTLRFGIFDVTESVLCTVIIQLLTGTLGPWLWNYTIPILNIQVKIFPALCTVAGTVFSCTNYFGVIFTGGVGKNGSTIAGTSVLSPFLHIGSVIALAAMIYKKSAVQLFERHPCLYILTFGFVSAKITNKLVVAHMTKSEMYLYDTAFIGPALLFLDQYFNSFIDEYIVLWIALILSLFDLLRYCVSVCNQIAAHLHIHVFRIKGCPSHSNHH